The proteins below come from a single Pseudanabaena sp. BC1403 genomic window:
- a CDS encoding hemerythrin domain-containing protein, with product MSVTLEDNKRTAIAVKLADMKATQNLLIANEKSLIEACPDREITNRLEGFLRDDQKNLGIIDTVIVQYGIKAEPKSTIHQEFEEVSKMMKNSDLSLFDKVAKHELLKHTQAMAGILVHKAGQVVGADIAVAIAPLNAVNFENRGHEEQLKGIMESLSTMELTGKPSDSGLWSRVQDSIAALSGIAGSIISRNDHEIKICDLIRLDHTKVFALLSQIKATDDPQKIEEYFGQVYQDLSAHSAAEEEVIYPVVRPYYNDIQHLYDEQAEMKQKLEQIKAMNCDDTVAFKAAVEILASDVSAHIKEEEDEMFPRINGSFGDEQQKQLATDFKTAKSKIQDHRLASASH from the coding sequence ATGTCAGTAACACTCGAAGACAACAAACGTACTGCGATCGCAGTCAAATTGGCAGATATGAAAGCAACTCAAAACTTGCTGATTGCCAATGAAAAGAGTTTAATCGAGGCTTGTCCAGATCGAGAGATCACCAATCGCTTAGAAGGCTTTCTCAGAGACGATCAGAAGAATTTAGGCATTATCGATACTGTAATTGTGCAGTATGGGATTAAAGCTGAACCAAAATCGACAATTCATCAAGAGTTTGAAGAAGTCAGTAAAATGATGAAGAATTCAGATCTCTCTTTGTTTGATAAAGTAGCAAAGCATGAACTTCTTAAACACACTCAAGCAATGGCAGGAATTCTTGTTCACAAGGCTGGTCAAGTGGTAGGAGCAGATATTGCTGTCGCGATCGCCCCTCTCAATGCGGTCAACTTTGAAAATCGTGGACATGAAGAGCAACTCAAAGGGATCATGGAGTCTCTGAGTACTATGGAACTCACAGGCAAGCCTTCTGATAGCGGACTGTGGTCAAGAGTACAGGATTCCATCGCAGCCCTAAGTGGTATTGCTGGCAGTATCATTAGTCGTAACGACCATGAGATCAAGATCTGTGATCTTATTCGACTCGATCATACTAAGGTCTTTGCTCTGCTTTCTCAGATTAAAGCCACTGACGATCCTCAAAAGATAGAGGAGTATTTTGGGCAGGTCTACCAAGACTTGAGCGCTCACTCTGCCGCCGAGGAGGAAGTTATCTATCCAGTTGTGCGTCCTTACTACAACGACATTCAGCATCTGTATGACGAACAAGCAGAAATGAAGCAAAAGCTTGAACAGATTAAAGCCATGAACTGTGACGATACGGTAGCTTTTAAAGCTGCGGTAGAGATTCTGGCATCGGATGTCAGTGCTCACATTAAAGAAGAAGAGGATGAAATGTTCCCTCGCATTAATGGTAGTTTTGGCGATGAACAACAGAAGCAACTCGCGACTGATTTTAAGACTGCCAAGAGCAAGATTCAAGATCATCGACTCGCTTCTGCTTCTCACTAG